From the Peromyscus leucopus breed LL Stock chromosome 8b, UCI_PerLeu_2.1, whole genome shotgun sequence genome, one window contains:
- the Lsm11 gene encoding U7 snRNA-associated Sm-like protein LSm11 isoform X2: protein MEEREWGARSARAGSPASPPSPRLDVSSYSFDPLLALYSPRLPPIPYPNAPCFNNVAEYESFLKGGRTGRGRARGTGEPASAGTSTGTSTGAGTSSRARRRAAPTPDPERIQRLRRLMVVKEDADGAAGARRQGPGRSKKAPRNVLTRMPLHEGSPLGELHRCIREGVKVNVHIRTFKGLRGVCTGFLVAFDKFWNMLFDRLKLQDSSKKEADSKSAVEDSTLSRYSQTSTWKVASVWGRGDTDRGSHKRSRSVPSSLQASAREESRSELSGRTTRTEGSSAGGTFSRATTLSRGQSRKKKRKPKVDYQQVFTRHINQIFIRGENVLLVHLAQ, encoded by the exons ATGGAGGAGCGCGAGTGGGGGGCGAGGTCGGCTCGCGCCGGCAGCCCGGCCAGCCCGCCCAGCCCGCGGCTGGACGTCAGCTCCTACAGCTTCGACCCGCTGCTGGCCCTGTACTCGCCGCGCCTGCCTCCCATCCCCTACCCCAACGCGCCCTGCTTTAACAACGTGGCGGAGTACGAGAGCTTCCTGAAGGGCGGGCGCACCGGGCGCGGCCGGGCGCGGGGCACCGGGGAGCCGGCCTCGGCGGGAACCTCCACCGGAACCTCCACGGGAGCCGGGACCTCGAGCAGGGCCCGGCGCCGCGCCGCGCCCACCCCAGATCCCGAGCGCATCCAGCGTCTGCGCCGCCTCATGGTGGTCAAGGAGGACGCGGACGGCGCGGCCGGGGCTCGACGCCAGGGCCCGGGGCGCAGCAAGAAGGCGCCGCGCAATGTGCTCACGCGAATGCCCT TGCATGAAGGTAGCCCTCTGGGGGAACTCCACCGCTGTATCCGAGAGGGAGTTAAGGTGAATGTCCACATCCGCACCTTCAAGGGACTTCGGGGTGTCTGCACAGGCTTCCTGGTTGCATTTGACAAGTTCTGGAATATG CTGTTTGATCGGCTGAAACTTCAAGATTCCTCCAAAAAGGAAGCAGATTCCAAGTCTGCAGTGGAAGACTCCACCCTGTCTAGATACTCGCAGACATCCACTTGGAAGGTGGCTTCAGTGTGGGGACGAGGAGACACTGACCGGGGTTCACACAAGCGCTCCCGCTccgtcccctcctccctgcaggcTTCTGCCAGGGAGGAGTCCAGGTCTGAGCTGTCAGGGAGGACTACACGGACAGAAGGGTCCAGTGCGGGAGGTACCTTCTCCAGGGCCACCACCCTTTCACGGGGCCAGTCccgaaagaaaaagagaaagcccaAGGTGGATTACCAGCAGGTATTCACGCGACACATAAATCAGATTTTCATTCGAGGCGAGAATGTCCTGCTGGTTCATCTTGCACAGTGA
- the Lsm11 gene encoding U7 snRNA-associated Sm-like protein LSm11 isoform X1 encodes MEEREWGARSARAGSPASPPSPRLDVSSYSFDPLLALYSPRLPPIPYPNAPCFNNVAEYESFLKGGRTGRGRARGTGEPASAGTSTGTSTGAGTSSRARRRAAPTPDPERIQRLRRLMVVKEDADGAAGARRQGPGRSKKAPRNVLTRMPLHEGSPLGELHRCIREGVKVNVHIRTFKGLRGVCTGFLVAFDKFWNMALTDVDETYRKPVLGKAYERDSSLTLTRLFDRLKLQDSSKKEADSKSAVEDSTLSRYSQTSTWKVASVWGRGDTDRGSHKRSRSVPSSLQASAREESRSELSGRTTRTEGSSAGGTFSRATTLSRGQSRKKKRKPKVDYQQVFTRHINQIFIRGENVLLVHLAQ; translated from the exons ATGGAGGAGCGCGAGTGGGGGGCGAGGTCGGCTCGCGCCGGCAGCCCGGCCAGCCCGCCCAGCCCGCGGCTGGACGTCAGCTCCTACAGCTTCGACCCGCTGCTGGCCCTGTACTCGCCGCGCCTGCCTCCCATCCCCTACCCCAACGCGCCCTGCTTTAACAACGTGGCGGAGTACGAGAGCTTCCTGAAGGGCGGGCGCACCGGGCGCGGCCGGGCGCGGGGCACCGGGGAGCCGGCCTCGGCGGGAACCTCCACCGGAACCTCCACGGGAGCCGGGACCTCGAGCAGGGCCCGGCGCCGCGCCGCGCCCACCCCAGATCCCGAGCGCATCCAGCGTCTGCGCCGCCTCATGGTGGTCAAGGAGGACGCGGACGGCGCGGCCGGGGCTCGACGCCAGGGCCCGGGGCGCAGCAAGAAGGCGCCGCGCAATGTGCTCACGCGAATGCCCT TGCATGAAGGTAGCCCTCTGGGGGAACTCCACCGCTGTATCCGAGAGGGAGTTAAGGTGAATGTCCACATCCGCACCTTCAAGGGACTTCGGGGTGTCTGCACAGGCTTCCTGGTTGCATTTGACAAGTTCTGGAATATG GCCCTCACTGATGTGGATGAGACTTACCGTAAACCTGTGTTAGGCAAAGCCTATGAACGGGATTCTTCGCTGACTCTCACACGG CTGTTTGATCGGCTGAAACTTCAAGATTCCTCCAAAAAGGAAGCAGATTCCAAGTCTGCAGTGGAAGACTCCACCCTGTCTAGATACTCGCAGACATCCACTTGGAAGGTGGCTTCAGTGTGGGGACGAGGAGACACTGACCGGGGTTCACACAAGCGCTCCCGCTccgtcccctcctccctgcaggcTTCTGCCAGGGAGGAGTCCAGGTCTGAGCTGTCAGGGAGGACTACACGGACAGAAGGGTCCAGTGCGGGAGGTACCTTCTCCAGGGCCACCACCCTTTCACGGGGCCAGTCccgaaagaaaaagagaaagcccaAGGTGGATTACCAGCAGGTATTCACGCGACACATAAATCAGATTTTCATTCGAGGCGAGAATGTCCTGCTGGTTCATCTTGCACAGTGA